In Sceloporus undulatus isolate JIND9_A2432 ecotype Alabama chromosome 7, SceUnd_v1.1, whole genome shotgun sequence, one DNA window encodes the following:
- the SIRT6 gene encoding NAD-dependent protein deacetylase sirtuin-6, whose product MSVNYAAGLSPYSDKGKCGLPEYFDPPDELEKKICQLADMIRDASNIVFHTGAGISTSSGIPDFRGPNGVWTMEERGLAPKFDTTFENARPSPTHLALLGLQRAGILQFLVSQNVDGLHVRSGFPRNKLAELHGNMFVEECMKCGKQYVRDTVVGTMGLKPTGRVCDVSKRRGLRSCRGKLMDTILDWEDSLPDRDLNLASEASRRADLSITLGSSLQIKPSGDLPLLTKKKGGKLVIVNLQPTKHDKHADLRIHGYVDEVMTRLMKHLGLEIPEWRAPVVVEEAEPAEAKPWVKPSTDFKFLGKEETASHCNGTGTDPGYVAPLKRESCTLGSDSSTAKQLKLEPLPT is encoded by the exons ATGTCGGTCAATTACGCGGCGGGGCTGTCGCCTTATTCGGACAAGGGCAAGTGCGGCCTACCGGAG TATTTTGATCCGCCAGATGAACTGGAGAAGAAAATCTGCCAGTTGGCGGACATGATCCGGGATGCTTCCAACATCGTCTTTCACACAGGCGCCGGCATCAGTACGTCTTCAGGAATCCCAGATTTCCG AGGCCCAAATGGTGTCTGGACGATGGAAGAGCGAGGTCTGGCCCccaaatttgacaccactttcgaGAACGCGCGGCCGTCGCCAACTCACTtggccctcctgggccttcagagAGCCGGCATCCTACAGTTCTTGGTCAGCCAGAATGTGGATGGTCTTCACGTCCGTTCCGGCTTCCCCAG GAACAAACTGGCAGAGTTACATGGGAACATGTTTGTGGAAGAATGCATGAAATGTGGCAA ACAGTACGTGAGAGACACAGTCGTGGGGACGATGGGCCTGAAGCCAACAGGAAGGGTGTGTGATGTCTCCAAGCGCAGAGGGCTCCGGTCGTGCAG GGGGAAGCTAATGGACACCATCTTAGACTGGGAAGATTCCCTGCCAGATAGGGACCTCAATCTCGCTAGTGAAGCAAGCCG AAGGGCTGACCTCTCCATCACTTTGGGGTCCTCCCTGCAAATCAAGCCCAGCGGGGACCTCCCGCTCTTGAccaagaagaagggagggaagttgGTGATTGTCAACCTTCAACCAACGAAACAC GACAAGCATGCAGACCTGCGCATTCATGGTTATGTGGATGAGGTCATGACCAGACTTATGAAACACCTGGGACTGGAGATCCCTGAATGGAGGGCAccggtggtggtggaggaagcaGAGCCAGCTGAGGCTAAGCCGTGGGTGAAACCCAGCACGGACTTCAAGTTTCTAGGCAAAGAGGAGACTGCCTCTCATTGCAATGGCACCGGGACAGATCCAGGATATGTTGCTCCTCTGAAACGGGAGTCTTGCACACTGGGCAGCGACTCCAGCACAGCCAAGCAGCTGAAATTGGAGCCACTCCCCACCTGA
- the CCDC124 gene encoding coiled-coil domain-containing protein 124 — protein MPKKFQGENTKSAAARARKAEAKAAADAKRQKELEDAFWKDEDKHVMRKEQRKEEREKRRLEQLERKKELQRLLEEEDAKLKGKSPKPLTPGKVTRAQIDETLRKEQKENGDAAEKQKSHLEMPLEENINRQVLEEGAVEARTIEDAIAVLSVADDLDRHPERRMKAAFTAFEEVNLPRLKQENPNMRLSQLKQLLKKEWMKSPENPMNQRHLAYNSQK, from the exons atgcccaaGAAGTTTCAGGGGGAGAACACCAAGTCGGCAGCCGCCAGGGCAAGAAAGGCTGAAGCCAAAGCAGCGGCAGATGCAAAGAGACAGAAGGAACTGGAAGATGCCTTCTGGAAGGATGAGGACAAACACGTCATGCGGAAGGAACAGAGGAAG gaAGAGCGTGAGAAGCGTCGCCTAGAGCAGTTGGAACGGAAGAAAGAACTTCAACGTCTCTTAGAAGAGGAAGATGCCAAGCTGAAGGGGAAGTCACCCAAGCCATTGACCCCAGGCAAAGTCACTCGTGCCCAGATCGACGAGACACTTCGGAAAGAGCAGAAGGAGAACGGGGATGCCG CTGAAAAGCAGAAAAGTCACCTTGAAATGCCCTTGGAGGAAAACATCAATCGCCAAGTCCTGGAGGAAGGTGCAGTGGAGGCACGGACCATCGAAGATGCCATCGCAGTGCTCAG CGTGGCTGATGATCTGGACCGCCACCCAGAACGCCGGATGAAGGCGGCCTTCACGGCCTTTGAGGAGGTCAACCTGCCCCGCCTGAAGCAGGAGAACCCCAACATGCGTCTCTCCCAGCTCAAGCAGCTCCTCAAGAAGGAGTGGATGAAGTCTCCAGAGAATCCCATGAACCAGCGGCACCTGGCCTACAACAGCCAGAAATGA